One segment of Ignavibacteriales bacterium DNA contains the following:
- a CDS encoding uroporphyrinogen decarboxylase, giving the protein MINDIFLKACKRQPTNRTPVWMMRQAGRYLPEYRAVRSKTDFLTLCKTPELATEVTIQPVDILGVDAAIIFSDILVLPEAMGMELIVEEGKGGPRFPSPLRSKEAINKIQIPDPNDKLKFVMDALRLTRKSLADRVPLIGFSGSPWTLAAYMVEGHGSKNFRHAKELIYNEPKIAHQLLDKLAKSVAAYLSAQIEAGAQAVQIFDTWGGILTQDAFQEFSLYYIRQIIEETKTKGAPIIVFCKDCGHSLEKIAATGCNVVGLDWSNDIGVARKLIGNFTALQGNMDPTILYTKPERIRQEVKMILEKFGKGNGHIFNLGHGILPDIPVEHAREFVRAVKEESTKYHK; this is encoded by the coding sequence ATGATCAACGATATTTTTCTCAAAGCATGTAAGCGGCAACCTACAAATCGAACTCCTGTCTGGATGATGCGTCAGGCGGGCAGGTATTTGCCTGAATATCGGGCGGTTCGCTCAAAAACCGACTTTCTAACTTTATGCAAAACACCTGAACTCGCGACCGAGGTCACTATTCAACCGGTCGACATACTTGGAGTTGATGCCGCAATAATATTTTCCGATATACTCGTCCTCCCCGAAGCGATGGGAATGGAGTTGATTGTTGAGGAAGGAAAAGGTGGGCCACGATTTCCTTCACCACTAAGATCAAAAGAAGCTATTAATAAAATTCAGATCCCGGATCCCAACGATAAGCTTAAGTTCGTAATGGATGCTTTGCGATTGACACGGAAATCTCTTGCCGATCGTGTTCCTCTCATCGGATTCAGCGGATCACCTTGGACCCTTGCGGCGTACATGGTAGAAGGGCATGGTTCAAAAAATTTCCGTCACGCCAAGGAACTTATTTACAACGAGCCTAAAATTGCTCATCAATTGCTCGATAAGCTTGCTAAATCGGTTGCCGCATATTTAAGCGCTCAGATCGAAGCAGGTGCGCAGGCAGTTCAGATATTTGATACATGGGGAGGTATCCTCACGCAGGATGCGTTTCAGGAATTTTCGCTATATTACATCCGGCAAATAATTGAAGAAACGAAAACAAAAGGTGCACCGATCATCGTTTTTTGTAAAGATTGCGGACATTCTCTGGAAAAAATTGCCGCTACAGGTTGTAACGTCGTCGGTTTGGATTGGTCGAACGACATCGGTGTGGCACGGAAATTAATCGGCAATTTTACTGCCCTTCAAGGAAATATGGATCCGACAATTCTCTATACAAAACCGGAACGCATACGTCAAGAAGTGAAGATGATTTTAGAAAAATTTGGAAAAGGTAATGGACACATATTTAACCTGGGACATGGCATATTGCCGGATATCCCGGTTGAACATGCGAGAGAATTTGTTCGAGCTGTAAAGGAAGAAAGCACAAAATATCACAAATAA
- a CDS encoding glycosyltransferase family 39 protein, translating into MNIHSLQKVKLYLFLFIFSILILISGGRLVSSDEVSMYLTIESLVQHGTLYIHHDNPPNSTIVDGKAYTWYEAGNITSGIPMYFLSNTIASVLSLPESMKSIVTRAGVSLTNSFIGAWIAVLFFTLCTRFGLKIHAAISMSLILTLSTFILPYYKLFMREPTLALCILGGFMYLLPTGQKVKRNHSLIIAGVFIGYGILTKLVFVLNLIPFLLFIIWDTSSQKKITIEKIKLALIFLIPVAIIGFGGTGLYNYLRFGNPYDNGYPDVIAFNTPIYVGLFGLLLSPGKGIIWFAPIMFLFIPAWKYFRRFNLPEANLIVGLFFINLLLYSIFVAWGGDGSWGPRYLVPFLPILMLPIAVYYNQATRLVKKIFFLLVLAGIIIQIGGVTIYPGVYLREIGEYPYQRNFDDPEFLHKAHFIPNYSPIIGHWRMLTRNFDEHITGEYPLLRFNNTRMGDRLPIPVEDQSKLQHTMDFWFTYALYTGISTKIILVLVIMLSLITGATGLLLRNSLSYQTD; encoded by the coding sequence ATGAATATTCATTCGCTACAAAAAGTCAAGCTTTACTTATTTCTTTTTATCTTTAGTATTCTCATTCTAATAAGTGGCGGCAGATTGGTTTCCAGCGACGAAGTATCAATGTACCTCACCATCGAGAGCTTGGTTCAACATGGGACATTATATATTCATCACGATAATCCTCCGAACAGCACAATTGTTGATGGCAAAGCATACACCTGGTACGAAGCTGGCAATATTACCTCTGGAATACCAATGTATTTTCTTAGCAATACTATTGCTTCTGTTCTTTCTCTTCCGGAATCAATGAAATCAATTGTTACACGCGCCGGTGTTTCTTTAACAAATTCATTCATCGGTGCTTGGATTGCAGTTCTTTTTTTCACTCTATGTACTAGATTCGGACTAAAGATCCACGCCGCCATTAGTATGTCTCTCATTCTCACGCTAAGTACATTCATACTACCTTATTATAAACTATTCATGCGAGAACCAACTCTTGCTCTTTGCATACTAGGTGGATTTATGTATCTCCTCCCCACCGGACAAAAAGTTAAAAGAAACCATTCTTTAATCATTGCTGGTGTTTTTATTGGATATGGAATCTTAACAAAACTTGTTTTTGTGCTTAACCTCATACCATTTTTACTTTTCATCATTTGGGATACGTCATCCCAGAAAAAAATTACGATTGAAAAAATCAAACTAGCATTGATATTTTTAATTCCTGTTGCAATTATTGGTTTTGGAGGAACAGGTTTATATAATTATCTTCGTTTCGGAAATCCTTACGACAATGGCTACCCCGATGTAATAGCCTTTAATACACCAATTTACGTGGGTTTATTCGGATTATTATTGAGTCCGGGTAAAGGTATTATTTGGTTTGCGCCAATAATGTTTCTTTTCATTCCAGCTTGGAAATATTTTCGTCGATTCAATTTACCTGAAGCAAATTTAATAGTTGGGCTTTTTTTTATAAACCTTCTTTTGTATAGCATTTTTGTTGCATGGGGTGGTGATGGAAGTTGGGGACCTCGGTATTTAGTCCCATTTCTTCCCATTCTTATGCTTCCAATTGCAGTATATTATAACCAAGCAACAAGGTTGGTGAAGAAAATATTTTTTCTACTCGTTCTTGCAGGAATTATTATTCAAATTGGTGGAGTAACAATTTACCCGGGAGTGTATCTTCGTGAAATTGGAGAATATCCATACCAGCGAAATTTTGATGATCCCGAATTTTTGCACAAAGCACACTTCATTCCAAACTATTCTCCGATAATCGGCCATTGGCGAATGCTTACCCGAAATTTCGATGAGCATATCACGGGAGAATACCCGCTTCTGCGCTTCAACAATACGCGTATGGGTGATCGTTTACCTATTCCGGTGGAGGATCAAAGTAAACTCCAGCATACAATGGATTTTTGGTTTACTTATGCATTATACACAGGTATCTCAACCAAAATTATTTTAGTTCTTGTTATAATGTTAAGTCTGATCACCGGAGCAACCGGATTACTTCTCCGAAATAGTCTTTCATATCAAACTGATTGA
- a CDS encoding class I SAM-dependent methyltransferase — protein sequence MENNLDYNGKQELTHLEVSFNSFLNNTYKLVKNFIEGKTIADIGCGTGIYAEKFKRDGYDVSCFEGDTTLVKTAQSRGLSVVQIDILSKTFRENFSQQFDSVYSLDVLEHIENEDEFLQGIYAILKKRGIVVIKVPAYSFLYSDLDKRIGHVRRYSSKQLSKALTRNGFDVEHIRSFNILGFFGWLIICKLLGKSSSEVESGFANLLFSVTLPLERRFFSPFGLSIVAKARKQSHS from the coding sequence ATGGAAAATAACCTCGACTATAATGGGAAACAAGAGCTCACACATCTTGAAGTGAGTTTCAATTCGTTTCTGAACAACACTTATAAGCTGGTAAAAAACTTTATCGAAGGCAAAACGATCGCTGACATAGGTTGCGGTACAGGCATTTATGCTGAAAAATTTAAGCGCGATGGATATGATGTATCGTGTTTCGAGGGTGACACAACTCTCGTTAAAACTGCGCAAAGCCGTGGCTTATCAGTCGTTCAAATTGATATTCTATCTAAAACCTTTCGCGAAAATTTCAGCCAACAATTTGACTCCGTATACTCACTTGATGTATTAGAGCACATAGAAAACGAAGATGAATTCCTTCAAGGTATTTATGCCATACTAAAGAAAAGAGGAATTGTCGTAATAAAAGTCCCAGCATATTCGTTTCTCTACTCGGATCTTGACAAACGGATCGGACACGTAAGAAGGTATTCATCAAAACAACTCTCAAAAGCACTCACACGAAATGGTTTTGACGTTGAACATATTCGTTCATTCAATATATTAGGTTTTTTTGGATGGCTTATCATCTGTAAACTTCTCGGTAAAAGCTCCTCGGAGGTAGAAAGTGGTTTTGCAAATTTACTTTTTTCTGTTACACTTCCACTCGAAAGACGATTCTTTTCACCATTCGGGCTCAGTATTGTTGCCAAAGCCAGAAAGCAATCACATTCCTAA
- a CDS encoding glycosyltransferase family 2 protein: MKLSVIIPTYNEQATLCALLDKVLNVPIEKEIIIIDDCSNDETKAIIHKYASFPNIKAIFHDRNYGKGRAIRSGIQHITGDVVIIQDADLEYDPEDYPALIKPIIKGQTSVVYGSRDLGIRNHHSYFSFYIGGKFLSWITNILYGSKITDEPTCYKVFKSELLKSINLKCERFEFCPEVTAKVLKRGEQIVELPIHYYPRTKNEGKKIKWKDGMEAIWTLLKYKFID; the protein is encoded by the coding sequence TTGAAATTATCAGTTATCATCCCCACTTATAATGAGCAAGCTACCCTTTGTGCTCTTCTGGATAAAGTTTTAAATGTACCAATTGAAAAAGAAATTATAATTATTGATGATTGCTCAAATGATGAAACAAAAGCTATCATCCATAAATATGCCTCATTTCCGAATATTAAAGCAATATTCCATGACAGAAATTATGGCAAAGGAAGGGCAATCAGAAGCGGTATACAACATATTACTGGGGATGTTGTTATTATTCAGGATGCTGATTTAGAATACGATCCCGAAGATTATCCCGCCCTTATCAAACCGATAATCAAAGGACAAACGAGTGTCGTCTACGGCTCTCGCGATCTCGGAATCAGAAACCATCATAGCTATTTCAGTTTTTATATTGGTGGAAAGTTTTTATCGTGGATAACCAATATTCTATATGGATCAAAAATAACCGATGAACCTACATGCTATAAAGTTTTCAAATCTGAACTTTTAAAATCGATAAATCTTAAATGCGAGAGATTTGAATTCTGCCCTGAGGTTACTGCGAAGGTTTTAAAACGCGGTGAGCAAATCGTTGAATTACCGATTCATTATTATCCGCGTACGAAAAACGAAGGTAAAAAGATAAAATGGAAAGATGGAATGGAAGCGATATGGACATTGCTAAAATATAAATTTATTGATTGA
- the hemH gene encoding ferrochelatase gives MDSPKNKVAVILFQLGGPDSLDSIEPFLFNLFSDPDIINFPGAFLARSFIARKISSNRSKKVRENYRAIGGRSPILALTRAQAIALEQSLNEHTDAEVFIAMRYWHPNTEEVILKIKHDTFSKIILLPLYPQYSKATTLSSLKEWKKQCALLNYNPIQLETIESFHNHPSYINAITNHINTALLHFVDIDMKDIDLVFSAHSVPESYVKKGDPYQDQVLETVKLVVHKGKWNSPHTVGYQSKVGPIKWLGPSLHDTITELTSSGRKNFLIIPISFVTDHIETLHEIGIEMRRFAMESGANKFEIMPALNNDNDFIECLTALVLERI, from the coding sequence ATGGATTCTCCGAAAAATAAAGTAGCCGTAATTCTCTTTCAGCTTGGCGGACCCGATTCTCTTGATTCAATTGAACCGTTTTTATTCAACCTTTTTTCCGATCCCGATATAATAAATTTCCCCGGAGCGTTTTTGGCTCGTAGTTTCATTGCCCGAAAAATCTCCTCAAACCGATCTAAAAAGGTAAGAGAAAATTACCGTGCGATTGGCGGCAGATCTCCCATCCTTGCATTAACACGGGCACAAGCAATCGCGCTGGAGCAAAGTTTAAATGAGCACACTGATGCAGAAGTTTTCATTGCAATGCGCTACTGGCATCCAAACACGGAAGAAGTCATACTCAAAATCAAACATGATACATTTTCTAAAATAATTTTACTTCCGCTTTATCCGCAATACTCAAAAGCAACCACCCTCTCAAGTTTGAAGGAATGGAAGAAACAGTGCGCACTTCTGAATTATAACCCGATTCAATTAGAAACGATAGAGTCTTTTCATAACCATCCGTCGTATATCAACGCAATCACAAATCATATTAATACGGCGTTATTGCATTTTGTGGATATCGATATGAAAGATATCGACCTTGTATTCAGCGCACATAGTGTACCAGAAAGTTATGTGAAAAAGGGAGATCCGTATCAAGACCAAGTTTTAGAAACAGTGAAACTCGTCGTTCACAAAGGTAAATGGAATTCTCCACATACAGTTGGCTATCAAAGTAAAGTAGGACCGATCAAATGGCTTGGTCCATCTCTGCATGATACAATAACCGAACTGACCTCAAGTGGCAGAAAGAATTTTCTAATAATTCCAATATCGTTCGTAACCGATCATATTGAAACACTCCATGAAATCGGAATCGAAATGAGAAGATTCGCGATGGAAAGCGGTGCGAATAAATTTGAAATTATGCCGGCACTGAATAATGATAATGATTTTATAGAATGTCTTACCGCTTTGGTGCTGGAACGGATTTAA
- the hemG gene encoding protoporphyrinogen oxidase, with translation MQLANSKLNNSVIVIGGGISGLLTGYRLSKQNIDVTILEKDIVVGGTMKTVHDNGWLIETGPNSALETTPLIGEVIKNLGIESQLIYANEQSSKRYIVKNGSLMAVPMDPLSFIRTKLWSTGGKLRLLKEPFIERGSSEETIAQFVERRLGKEFLDYAINPFVAGVYAGNPETLSVRYAFPKLYALEEKYGGLIKGMIGSRKERKARKEIAKDRAKLFSFYDGMQSLPLKISEALDESIITESTVESVIPMKVGNRPIYTVTFLRKGERSTLEAPVVVLASPSDATASIIEKIDPETASALRSIYYPPVVEVFLGFAKEQVNRNLGGFGFLVPAVERKRILGTIWSSSLFPNRSPKNHIALTTFVGGSRQPELTELDDDELLEIVLDDLKILMQIESKPVYSKIVGWKKAIPQYNLGYGNILDKITRFEDNFRGTFVTGNYRGGIAVGDCFINSDKTVEKIVNYLNKIDIS, from the coding sequence ATGCAACTGGCAAATTCAAAGCTGAATAATTCGGTAATCGTAATCGGCGGTGGAATATCCGGATTGCTTACCGGATACCGGCTTTCGAAACAGAACATTGATGTAACAATTCTGGAAAAAGATATTGTGGTTGGCGGCACAATGAAGACTGTTCACGATAATGGATGGCTGATTGAAACGGGTCCTAATAGCGCTCTTGAAACCACGCCGCTCATCGGCGAAGTGATCAAAAATTTGGGAATCGAATCTCAACTCATCTATGCGAACGAGCAATCATCCAAACGGTACATAGTTAAGAATGGATCGTTGATGGCTGTTCCGATGGATCCATTGTCATTTATCCGAACAAAACTATGGAGCACCGGCGGTAAGTTAAGATTGTTAAAAGAACCGTTCATAGAAAGAGGCAGTTCAGAAGAAACAATTGCCCAATTTGTTGAACGGAGACTCGGAAAAGAATTTTTAGATTACGCAATCAATCCGTTTGTCGCGGGTGTATACGCAGGTAATCCCGAGACACTTTCGGTTCGATATGCTTTTCCTAAATTGTATGCACTCGAAGAAAAATACGGTGGACTGATTAAAGGAATGATCGGATCTCGTAAGGAACGCAAAGCACGTAAGGAAATTGCAAAAGACCGTGCAAAATTATTTTCATTTTATGACGGTATGCAGAGTTTACCGTTAAAAATTTCAGAAGCGCTAGATGAGTCGATAATTACTGAATCGACTGTTGAAAGCGTGATCCCGATGAAGGTAGGAAACAGACCAATTTATACCGTAACATTTCTTCGAAAAGGTGAAAGATCAACGCTCGAAGCTCCTGTTGTTGTCTTAGCTTCTCCATCCGATGCCACCGCATCAATAATAGAGAAGATAGATCCAGAAACAGCATCGGCGCTAAGGTCAATTTATTATCCTCCCGTTGTCGAGGTGTTTCTTGGGTTTGCAAAAGAACAAGTCAATCGTAATCTTGGCGGATTCGGTTTCCTTGTTCCTGCTGTTGAACGAAAAAGAATATTAGGTACAATCTGGTCGTCTTCACTCTTCCCGAACCGTTCGCCTAAAAATCATATTGCTCTCACAACATTCGTCGGCGGTTCACGGCAACCCGAACTTACCGAATTAGATGATGATGAATTACTCGAAATCGTTCTCGACGATCTAAAAATTTTAATGCAAATTGAGAGCAAACCGGTTTATAGTAAAATTGTGGGCTGGAAAAAAGCGATACCGCAGTACAATTTAGGTTATGGAAATATACTCGATAAAATAACCAGATTTGAAGATAATTTCAGGGGCACATTCGTGACCGGCAATTATCGCGGCGGTATAGCAGTTGGAGATTGTTTCATTAATTCCGATAAAACCGTCGAAAAAATCGTTAATTACTTAAATAAAATCGATATTAGCTGA
- a CDS encoding TerC family protein, translated as MLALDLGIIQKKAHFPSMKEALGWTAVWVSLAILFGLFIWYERGSIKALEFFTGYVVEEALSVDNVFVFIVIFSYFSVPKHAQHKVLFWGVLSAVVFRAIFIVAGAALISQFHWIIYLLGAFLIFTAIKLAVQRETEVHPEHNPLIRLARKIFPVTKDYVGEKFFVHQNGKRYATPLFLVLLMIESTDIAFATDSIPAIFAITQDTFIIYTSNIFAILGLRSLYFVVAGFMKEFRYLKYGLSVVLGFIGVKMLIEPWYQIPILSSLAAIFIIISASIVLSILHPGKKE; from the coding sequence ATGTTGGCATTGGATTTAGGGATCATCCAAAAAAAAGCCCACTTCCCAAGCATGAAAGAGGCGTTGGGGTGGACTGCAGTTTGGGTTTCTCTCGCGATATTGTTTGGTTTGTTTATATGGTATGAGCGAGGCAGTATTAAAGCGCTCGAATTCTTCACAGGATACGTTGTGGAAGAAGCTCTTTCTGTTGACAATGTTTTTGTATTCATTGTTATCTTTTCTTATTTTTCCGTCCCAAAACATGCACAGCACAAAGTACTTTTCTGGGGGGTACTGAGTGCGGTCGTTTTCAGAGCAATATTCATCGTGGCAGGTGCGGCACTGATTTCCCAATTTCACTGGATAATCTACCTCCTGGGCGCATTCCTCATATTCACAGCGATTAAGCTGGCAGTTCAGCGCGAAACTGAAGTACACCCCGAACATAATCCGCTGATTCGACTCGCCCGAAAAATATTTCCCGTTACAAAAGATTACGTCGGAGAAAAGTTTTTTGTCCATCAGAACGGAAAGCGATATGCCACACCCTTGTTTCTTGTCCTCCTGATGATAGAAAGTACCGACATTGCATTCGCAACAGATTCAATACCGGCAATATTTGCCATCACGCAAGATACATTCATAATATACACTTCTAATATTTTTGCAATATTAGGATTGCGTTCTCTCTATTTTGTAGTAGCTGGTTTTATGAAGGAATTCCGATACCTTAAATATGGACTTTCTGTTGTGCTCGGCTTCATCGGAGTTAAAATGCTAATCGAGCCGTGGTATCAGATTCCGATTTTATCGTCGCTCGCAGCAATATTTATTATCATCTCAGCATCAATTGTTTTGTCGATACTCCATCCCGGCAAAAAAGAGTAA
- a CDS encoding alpha/beta hydrolase, with product MYVKVNGFGIDYSIEGPNSGLPIIFIHGFPFSKVMWKPQIEEFKKDYAVLSYDVRGHGLSDVGNGQYTIEYCVDDLFGLLDILHISKAVLVGSSMGGYIALRAVEKNPDRFKGLVLCDTRSEDDTNEVKIKRAVNARNIKIYGMKKFANLFLPTVLTESNVHKKTEVWRNLHDIIERNSSLAMAGMMIALAGRTNSTSFLSSIKIPTLIMVGQFDQLTPPSCSISMKEKITDSTLHIIPNAAHMSNVENPDEFNKQLKKFLKSIE from the coding sequence ATGTACGTGAAAGTCAATGGTTTTGGTATTGATTATTCAATCGAAGGACCAAATTCCGGTTTACCGATAATTTTTATTCATGGTTTCCCATTCAGCAAAGTAATGTGGAAACCGCAGATCGAAGAATTTAAAAAAGATTATGCCGTTTTATCATACGACGTGAGAGGGCACGGATTAAGTGATGTTGGCAATGGGCAATATACAATCGAGTATTGCGTAGACGATTTATTCGGTCTGCTCGACATTTTACACATCTCCAAAGCGGTACTTGTTGGATCATCGATGGGCGGATATATTGCACTCCGGGCAGTAGAAAAAAATCCGGACCGATTCAAAGGACTTGTTTTATGCGATACCCGAAGTGAAGATGATACAAATGAAGTTAAAATTAAACGTGCCGTCAACGCGAGAAACATTAAAATTTACGGTATGAAGAAATTTGCCAACCTGTTTCTTCCGACCGTTCTCACGGAAAGTAATGTCCACAAAAAAACAGAGGTGTGGAGAAATTTACATGATATTATCGAAAGAAATTCTTCGCTCGCGATGGCCGGAATGATGATTGCCTTAGCGGGTCGCACGAATTCAACGTCGTTCCTTTCGAGTATCAAAATACCGACTTTGATAATGGTCGGACAGTTCGATCAACTCACTCCCCCATCCTGTTCAATTTCCATGAAAGAAAAAATAACCGATTCCACACTGCATATCATTCCGAATGCCGCTCATATGTCGAACGTTGAAAATCCGGATGAATTTAATAAACAGCTTAAAAAATTTTTAAAATCTATTGAATAA
- the hemB gene encoding porphobilinogen synthase gives MNNPAKFTRHRRTRMTPLLRSMVRETELSKNDFIYPLFSVPGKNIKKEISSMPGVYQMSIDNIVKECEEVKSLGIPAVILFGIPSQKDEVGTGAYDTDGIIQQTVRTIKKEVPEIVVITDVCLCEYTSHGHCGIVRGEEIVNDASIELLAKEALTHAQAGADMIAPSDMFDGRVQAIRSILDANHFDNIPIMSYAAKYASGFYGPFREAAESTPKFGDRRSHQMDPANSDEAIREVQTDIEEGADIVMVKPALSYLDVIRRVKDTFRMPTAAYNVSGEFSMVKAAGKLGWIDEQRVMMEILTSIKRAGADMVLTYHAKEAAKLL, from the coding sequence ATGAATAATCCAGCAAAATTTACTCGGCACAGACGAACCAGAATGACTCCGTTACTCCGATCAATGGTTCGCGAAACTGAACTCTCAAAGAACGATTTTATTTATCCTCTTTTTTCCGTTCCCGGTAAAAATATCAAAAAAGAAATTTCTTCAATGCCGGGTGTTTATCAAATGTCAATTGATAATATCGTAAAAGAGTGTGAAGAAGTTAAATCTTTGGGGATTCCGGCTGTGATTCTTTTCGGAATTCCATCACAAAAAGATGAAGTTGGTACTGGCGCTTACGATACGGACGGTATAATTCAACAAACAGTCCGCACAATAAAAAAAGAAGTCCCCGAAATTGTCGTCATCACAGACGTTTGTTTGTGTGAATACACGTCTCACGGACATTGCGGAATCGTTCGCGGCGAAGAAATTGTAAATGATGCCTCCATTGAATTGCTTGCAAAAGAAGCGCTCACACACGCACAAGCAGGCGCTGATATGATTGCACCCTCGGATATGTTCGATGGGCGCGTTCAGGCAATCAGATCCATTCTTGATGCAAATCATTTCGATAATATTCCTATCATGTCGTACGCAGCAAAGTATGCTTCAGGTTTTTATGGGCCATTCCGTGAAGCGGCAGAAAGCACACCTAAATTTGGTGACCGGCGTTCACACCAGATGGATCCGGCAAATTCCGATGAAGCAATCAGAGAAGTTCAAACCGACATTGAAGAAGGTGCAGACATCGTGATGGTAAAACCTGCCTTGTCTTATCTTGATGTTATTAGACGAGTGAAAGATACATTTCGCATGCCGACCGCCGCTTATAATGTCAGCGGTGAATTTTCAATGGTGAAAGCCGCCGGAAAACTTGGATGGATAGATGAGCAGCGTGTAATGATGGAAATATTAACGAGCATCAAACGCGCCGGTGCAGATATGGTCTTAACGTATCATGCGAAAGAAGCTGCAAAGCTCCTTTAA
- a CDS encoding SDR family oxidoreductase produces the protein MKNILVTGSNGFIGSNLVIELVRLGFSVKAFHRSGSNIDNLSGINAVHVIGDILDKTSILNAIRGCDTVFHTAALISFFKQKQKKHFEINVEGTRNVVEACMESGVEKLIHTSTIGALGYTTDGTLTNENTNYNWGENIPYRYTKHLAELEVLNGVGNGLNATIVNPSIIIGAGDLNIHGGQFVRDIKLGKIPFYADGGVNVVGIRDVVAGHISAARIGKKGERYILGGENLTHKQLFQHIATLTNGKCPKIKLPGWLIKSVAVVSQRLSHLPGVELPLTPTIAKNILAYNWCSYEKATREFGYKLQPIENAILEAYEWYKKNGML, from the coding sequence GTGAAAAATATTCTTGTTACCGGTTCTAACGGATTCATCGGATCAAATCTTGTTATCGAGCTTGTCCGTCTCGGATTCAGTGTAAAAGCATTTCACCGTTCCGGTTCCAACATCGATAATCTTTCGGGAATAAATGCCGTTCATGTTATCGGTGATATTCTCGACAAGACCTCCATCCTCAATGCTATCAGAGGATGCGATACTGTTTTTCATACCGCAGCTTTAATTTCCTTTTTCAAACAAAAACAAAAAAAGCATTTCGAGATCAATGTAGAAGGAACGCGAAATGTTGTTGAAGCTTGTATGGAATCCGGTGTTGAAAAATTAATTCATACAAGTACCATCGGTGCACTCGGTTACACAACAGATGGAACTCTCACGAACGAAAATACCAACTATAATTGGGGTGAAAATATACCTTACCGGTATACAAAACATCTTGCAGAACTTGAAGTATTGAATGGAGTCGGAAACGGACTTAACGCAACAATCGTAAATCCGAGTATAATCATTGGAGCCGGAGATTTAAACATTCATGGCGGACAATTTGTGAGAGATATTAAATTGGGTAAAATTCCATTCTATGCCGACGGTGGAGTAAATGTTGTTGGAATAAGAGATGTAGTTGCCGGACATATCTCTGCAGCACGAATCGGTAAAAAAGGTGAGCGATACATTTTAGGAGGCGAGAACCTCACACACAAACAACTGTTTCAACACATCGCAACTTTGACAAACGGTAAATGCCCAAAGATTAAATTACCCGGTTGGTTAATAAAATCAGTTGCGGTTGTTTCACAAAGATTATCTCATCTGCCCGGAGTTGAATTACCATTGACACCCACCATCGCGAAAAACATTCTTGCATACAATTGGTGTTCGTATGAAAAAGCAACCAGAGAATTTGGTTACAAGCTACAACCGATTGAGAATGCAATATTGGAAGCGTATGAATGGTATAAGAAGAATGGGATGTTATAA